From one Rhodoferax sp. PAMC 29310 genomic stretch:
- a CDS encoding aspartate aminotransferase family protein, protein MTTTPTSVSAASTKVFHRQLHHDLPVAVFGQGIRLTDSNGKTYLDACGGAAVSCLGHGHPEVLAAMHAQIDKLAYAHTSFFTTEVAEELADVLIESAPAGMSHVYFVSGGSEAMEAALKMARQYFVEIGQPQREHFVARRQSYHGNTLGVLAVGGNEWRRAQFRPLLIDVAHVSPCYEYRDRVATETLEAYGQRLVRELEETFERLGPENVMAFVAETVGGATAGVLTAVPGYFKGVRELCDRHGILLILDEVMCGMGRTGTLHACEQEGVVPDLMAVAKGLGGGYQPIGAVMAQSKLVETFRQGSGLFQHGHTYLGHAVACAAALAVQKVIQRDGLLAQVQARGTTLQGLLQGQFGSHPHVGDVRGRGLFWGIELVTDRESKQWFDPSFKLHARIKREAMTQGLMVYPMAGTVDGKNGDHILLAPPFVASEADLAEIVTRLCTAIDAAISSCHA, encoded by the coding sequence ATGACCACAACCCCTACGTCCGTCAGCGCGGCGTCTACCAAGGTCTTCCACCGCCAGTTGCACCATGACCTGCCCGTGGCGGTGTTTGGCCAGGGCATCAGACTGACCGATTCCAATGGAAAAACCTATCTGGATGCCTGCGGCGGCGCGGCCGTGTCTTGCCTGGGCCATGGACACCCCGAGGTGCTCGCGGCCATGCACGCCCAGATCGACAAACTTGCCTATGCCCACACCAGCTTCTTCACCACCGAAGTGGCGGAGGAGCTGGCCGATGTGCTGATCGAGTCCGCCCCTGCCGGCATGAGTCACGTCTACTTTGTCAGTGGTGGCTCGGAGGCCATGGAGGCGGCGCTAAAAATGGCGCGCCAGTATTTCGTGGAAATCGGCCAGCCACAGCGCGAGCACTTTGTCGCACGCCGGCAGAGCTACCACGGTAACACCTTGGGCGTGTTGGCGGTGGGCGGCAATGAGTGGCGCCGGGCCCAGTTTCGTCCCTTGTTGATCGATGTGGCCCATGTGTCGCCCTGCTATGAGTACCGGGACCGCGTAGCCACCGAGACCCTCGAAGCCTACGGCCAGCGTTTGGTGCGCGAGCTTGAGGAGACCTTTGAGCGACTCGGCCCCGAGAACGTCATGGCTTTTGTGGCCGAGACGGTGGGCGGTGCCACGGCCGGTGTGCTGACGGCGGTGCCGGGTTATTTCAAAGGCGTGCGTGAGTTGTGTGACCGCCATGGCATCTTGTTGATCCTCGATGAGGTGATGTGTGGCATGGGCCGCACCGGCACTTTGCATGCCTGTGAGCAAGAGGGGGTGGTGCCTGACCTCATGGCCGTGGCCAAGGGCTTGGGCGGTGGCTACCAGCCCATTGGCGCTGTCATGGCCCAGTCCAAATTGGTGGAGACTTTTCGCCAAGGCAGCGGCCTGTTCCAGCACGGCCACACCTACCTTGGTCACGCAGTGGCCTGTGCTGCCGCGCTGGCGGTGCAGAAGGTCATTCAGCGCGACGGTTTGTTGGCGCAGGTGCAGGCACGGGGCACGACTTTGCAGGGCTTATTGCAGGGGCAGTTCGGCAGTCACCCGCATGTTGGCGATGTGAGAGGCCGTGGCTTGTTCTGGGGCATCGAGCTGGTAACCGACCGAGAGAGTAAGCAGTGGTTTGATCCCTCCTTCAAGCTGCACGCCCGCATCAAGCGCGAGGCCATGACCCAGGGTCTGATGGTCTACCCGATGGCGGGCACGGTGGATGGAAAGAATGGCGATCACATCTTGTTGGCGCCCCCATTTGTGGCCAGTGAAGCCGATTTGGCAGAAATCGTCACCCGGCTGTGCACCGCCATTGATGCCGCGATTTCATCGTGCCACGCATAG
- a CDS encoding MurR/RpiR family transcriptional regulator — translation MTLPYRHLTQLLDSRFESLSPELQRAARWVREHPAELGLQSMRQSAQAAGVSPATMTRLARALGLDGFEAMRRPSMAAFAQSVARGTNGQNEPESVIAADATLDRMRVAQSANLASAHGRNSGPDLRAAAQSILKARQVLFLGLRASFGIAYHLHYSCDWLRPDTRLASDAAGAWMDQVLALTSSDLLVAVSQAPYTRQTVEAVQAARQQNVPVLALTDSPLSPLGRVAQQALLFDAASPSFFHSMTGAQALAEALMACVAEQGGNPVVTRLTERQQRLQSAQAYWEKQAPPRAERVLFPSKSPEPI, via the coding sequence TTGACTTTGCCCTACCGACACCTTACCCAATTGCTGGACAGCCGCTTCGAGAGCCTGAGCCCCGAACTGCAACGCGCGGCCCGCTGGGTGCGGGAGCATCCGGCGGAGCTGGGTTTGCAGTCCATGCGCCAGTCGGCCCAAGCTGCCGGCGTGTCGCCGGCCACCATGACGCGACTGGCCCGCGCCTTGGGGTTGGACGGATTTGAAGCCATGCGACGGCCTTCGATGGCGGCGTTTGCGCAGTCCGTGGCGCGGGGTACCAATGGCCAAAACGAGCCCGAGTCCGTGATTGCCGCTGACGCCACGCTGGACCGGATGCGTGTGGCGCAAAGTGCCAACCTGGCCTCGGCCCATGGCCGCAACAGCGGCCCCGACTTGCGGGCTGCGGCGCAGTCCATTTTGAAGGCGCGCCAGGTGCTTTTTTTGGGGTTGCGTGCCAGTTTCGGCATTGCTTACCATCTGCACTACAGCTGCGACTGGCTTCGGCCCGACACCCGCTTGGCCAGCGACGCCGCCGGCGCTTGGATGGACCAGGTGCTGGCGCTGACGTCGAGTGACTTACTCGTGGCGGTGAGCCAGGCCCCCTACACCCGCCAGACCGTGGAGGCCGTACAAGCGGCCCGCCAGCAAAACGTGCCCGTATTGGCATTAACAGACAGCCCCTTGTCACCTTTGGGCCGTGTGGCGCAGCAGGCCTTGTTGTTTGACGCGGCGTCTCCCTCGTTTTTTCACTCCATGACGGGTGCCCAAGCCTTGGCCGAGGCCTTGATGGCCTGCGTGGCCGAGCAGGGCGGCAACCCGGTTGTGACGCGTCTGACCGAGCGCCAGCAGCGTCTTCAAAGCGCCCAGGCCTACTGGGAAAAGCAGGCGCCACCCCGAGCCGAACGTGTTTTGTTCCCTTCGAAATCACCTGAACCCATATGA
- the lipB gene encoding lipoyl(octanoyl) transferase LipB, whose protein sequence is MQAFTAQRTAETLDALWICEHPPIYTQGLAGKAEHIFNPADIPVVQTNRGGQVTYHGPGQVMGYPMIDLKRAGYFIKEYVYRIEEAVIRTLAHFGVTGHRVTGAPGIYVLLDDPFAHALLPQRPTKANMAGGADPDFFGLGKIAALGIKVSRNCTYHGVALNVGMDLEPYSRINPCGYSGLQTVDLSTIGVSVPWQEAADFFSLKLASHLAP, encoded by the coding sequence ATGCAGGCGTTCACGGCCCAGCGCACGGCCGAGACACTGGATGCGCTATGGATTTGCGAGCACCCTCCGATCTATACACAAGGGCTGGCGGGCAAAGCGGAACATATTTTTAACCCTGCTGACATACCCGTGGTGCAGACCAACCGGGGCGGCCAAGTGACCTACCACGGCCCCGGCCAAGTCATGGGCTACCCCATGATTGACCTGAAGCGGGCGGGCTACTTCATCAAAGAATACGTCTACCGCATTGAAGAAGCCGTCATTCGCACGCTGGCGCACTTTGGCGTCACCGGCCACCGCGTCACCGGGGCGCCGGGCATTTATGTGCTGCTGGACGACCCGTTTGCACACGCGCTTTTACCGCAACGCCCGACCAAAGCCAACATGGCAGGCGGTGCCGACCCTGACTTCTTTGGCCTAGGCAAGATTGCCGCGCTGGGCATCAAGGTGAGCCGCAATTGCACCTACCACGGCGTGGCGCTGAATGTGGGAATGGACTTGGAACCCTACTCACGCATCAACCCTTGTGGTTACTCCGGGCTGCAAACCGTGGACCTTTCTACAATCGGGGTCTCTGTGCCCTGGCAGGAGGCGGCCGATTTCTTCAGCCTGAAGCTGGCCAGCCACCTGGCGCCCTGA
- a CDS encoding D-amino acid aminotransferase, protein MTQLPALPCYLNGDFTTLPNAKISVMDRGFIFGDGVYEVVPVYAGQLFGFKQHMARLDRGLTELRMANPLTHAKWAEIALKLVADYADSAGAKVENTDQLIYIQVTRGVAMRDHVMPTDITPTVFVMTNVMKPPTAAQRSEGVACVTAPDFRWEKAHIKSTSLLGAVFARQISFDAGAIETVMFRGDYLSEAAASNVWIVKDSVVMGPPKDHLVLEGIRFGLIEEICRTQGIPFKLRRITRAEVLAADEVLLSSATKEVLAVTLLDGQPVGNGRPGPIYTQLLAGYQLAKAQPGTPA, encoded by the coding sequence ATGACCCAATTGCCCGCACTCCCCTGCTACCTCAACGGCGACTTCACCACCCTGCCCAACGCCAAGATCAGTGTCATGGACCGGGGCTTCATCTTTGGCGATGGCGTGTACGAAGTGGTGCCGGTGTATGCCGGCCAGTTATTTGGCTTCAAACAGCACATGGCCCGCCTCGACAGGGGTCTGACCGAGTTGCGCATGGCCAACCCGCTCACCCACGCGAAATGGGCAGAAATTGCTCTTAAATTAGTAGCTGACTACGCAGACTCTGCGGGCGCCAAGGTTGAAAATACTGATCAATTGATCTACATCCAAGTCACCCGCGGTGTGGCCATGCGCGACCATGTGATGCCCACCGACATCACCCCCACCGTGTTTGTCATGACAAATGTCATGAAACCGCCCACTGCTGCGCAGCGAAGCGAAGGCGTGGCTTGCGTTACCGCCCCTGACTTCCGCTGGGAAAAAGCCCATATCAAGAGCACCAGTCTGCTGGGCGCTGTGTTTGCCCGCCAGATCAGCTTTGACGCTGGCGCCATCGAGACCGTGATGTTCCGTGGCGACTACCTCAGCGAAGCCGCCGCCAGCAACGTCTGGATCGTCAAAGACAGCGTTGTCATGGGCCCGCCCAAAGACCACCTGGTGCTGGAAGGCATTCGCTTTGGCCTGATTGAAGAAATTTGCCGCACCCAGGGCATTCCTTTCAAGTTGCGGCGCATCACCCGCGCCGAAGTGCTGGCCGCCGACGAGGTCTTGCTGTCCTCCGCCACCAAGGAGGTGCTGGCGGTGACCCTGCTGGACGGCCAGCCCGTTGGAAACGGCCGTCCCGGCCCCATCTATACGCAATTGCTGGCTGGCTATCAGCTGGCCAAAGCGCAGCCCGGCACTCCCGCTTGA
- a CDS encoding YbeD family protein: protein MTAPTDIPPSESLIEYPSQFPIKVMGLKVDGYVQAVTHIAAQFDPNFDASTIELRESKGGKYMGVTVTVTATSREQLDELYRTLSTHPMVKVVL, encoded by the coding sequence ATGACCGCGCCCACTGATATTCCTCCTTCCGAGTCCCTGATCGAGTACCCGTCGCAGTTCCCAATCAAGGTGATGGGCCTCAAGGTGGACGGCTATGTGCAGGCAGTGACCCACATCGCGGCGCAATTCGACCCCAACTTTGACGCCTCCACCATCGAGCTGCGTGAAAGCAAGGGCGGCAAATACATGGGCGTAACCGTGACCGTGACCGCCACCAGCCGCGAACAACTCGACGAGCTCTACCGCACGCTGTCCACCCACCCGATGGTCAAAGTGGTCTTGTAA